In Nitratireductor mangrovi, the genomic window AGGGAATGGTGTGAACCGCGCCTTCGTGGTGACGAAGTTGCAGCGAGCGGATCGATATCTTCTCGACCGTGCCAACGATGTTGTCGATGACCAGGTACTCGCCAATGCGGAAAGCGTCGTCGATCAGGAAGAACAGGCCCGAGACGATGTCACGCACCAGGGTCTGGGCACCGAAACCGATGGCGAGCCCGACGATACCGGCGCCGGCCAGCAACGGCGTGACGTCGATGCCGAGATTGCCGAGCGCGATCAGGACAGTGAGCACGATGACCAGCGTCTGCAACGCCAGCCGCGCCAGAGGCAGGATGGTGGAAAGCCGCGATCCGCCGGCGCCGCCGCCCTCGCCGCCGAGTTCCTCGGCATTGGGATCGACGCCGGAGGCCGACATCTCGTTGGCAAGCTTGCGGTTGACGAGCAGGGTCAGCACTTCCCAGACCAGATAGCCGGCGGCGACGATCATCGCCACGGTGATCAGCCTCGCGGCGAAGCGAATGCCGACGCCGGCCGAGGCCAGGTTGGTGAAGTCGATGCTCCACATGCGCGCGATCGTCATGACGACGATACCGAAGACGATGACACGTCCGATACGGACGTAGCTGCGCCTGGTCGACTGCCAGGCCTTTTCCGCGACGGCCCCCTCGCCCTGCATGGGTGGAACCAGATGCCGCACGAGGCCGCGAATGGCCGTGTCCATGGCCGGGGCCATCAGAATGAGCCCGAGTGTCAGGTAAGGCTTGCCGCCGGCCAGCAGATCCGTCCGGCCCTGGGTGAAGATGATTTCCATCCCGAGCCAGCCGATCACGATCAGCACCATGGCGACATATGGATAGGCTGCCGCAAGGCGCGCCTCCAGGCGCGTGACATCGGGGTCCCAGCCGCGCGCCATTGAGGCAAGGCCGGCACGTGCGCGGATGGTGATGACGAGCAACCAGCCGAATACCGCGACCGTCAGCCAGAAGCCCAGCTGCGTCGCGGCCCCGGCGGCATCGTTGGCATTCATGAAGCTGACGAGGAAGCCGCTCGCGCCGACGAGCACCGCGAGCCCTATCTGGCTGCGATGCAGGTAGCTGGCGGTCCAGTCGTCGACACTGAGCAGTCTCAGATCCGCCCTTTTCGGCGCCAACAGGAAGCGGGACAGCGCCGCGACAAGCCGCGGCAGGACCACGAAGCTGACCATGATCGAATGCGCAAGCGGTATCGCGTCAGCGGAAACGACGAGCGGCGCCAGAACCCGCGTAACGACAAGAAAAGTCAAAAGACCGATGACGTCGGCGAACAAGCGTCGGCCCAGGAAGGACAACGTTGCGCGCAGCGTTGCCGGTTCGCTCTGCTCGGTCATGCGCCGCTGCCATGCGGCGGTCTGGCGATTGACCAGCCTTTCCGCGGCAAGGCCGACCGGGATGAGACCTGCGAGGGTGAGGAGAAGCACACCCAGTCCGCCCCAACCGGCTCTTCCGATGAAGGTCTCGAAGCCGTGACGCAGATCGCCGAGCAGCGTTGGGAATTCGCGCACCGAGCCGGCCGCCGCGTTCCAGACGCCGACCAGCGCGTTGCCAAGCACCCCGGCGACGGTGTTGCTCTCCGCCGCCGCTTCCGCCGCCTGCCGCTCGGCGACGACATCGAGTTGCCGGAGCAGAAGCTCGCGGACCTCTGCGTCGCTCAGCCTGCTTACCAGCGCACGGATCGCTTCCGGCGTCAGCGGATCGGGTAGCGCGACCTCTTCGCTGGTTTCGCCCGACGATGTGGGTATCCCCATCATCTGGGCTTGCGTTGGCGACGAGATGGCGAGGAACAGGCCTGCAAGCAGGACCGCCAACGCCTGCCGCACATGTGGCTTGGTCATCGCTTGCCCCCATCACCCGGCCAGAGCGGACGTTGCCCTACGCCTGGCGCCTCGTCCAGCATAGTCCGTGATGGCATATTATCCTACCCGGGTCGGTTTCAGCCGGCAGGCGGTGGCCCGGTGTCGGCCCGCGGCGGCTCGCGCCAGCGCCCTGCGTTGCGGCCGGTGATGGCCCAGTAGACGATCCCGGCGATGAGACCGGCGCCGATGAAGGACAGCAGCGGCTTGTCGGCCAGCGCTTCGGCTTCGTCCATACGCGCGCCGTAGATGAGTGCCGACACGACCGCCGAGATCGCCGCGCCGCACAGCGAATAATAGAGCCAGCCGCGCTGCGGCATGAACTCGCCGATGAGGATGGCGGTGATGGCCGGCATGAAGGCGAAATAGGCGACCAGAAGCGCCACGAACGCCACCGAGAAGGCATAGGCGCCGGCGCCCGCAGGCTCGCCAGCCGCCATTTCGCCCGGGCCGATGAGGATGAGATGCAGGAAGGCGCTCGCTGCCAGGGCAGCGGCGGCGAACCCCAAGATGATCGCCGAAAACCTGATCAGGATCGCAAAAGTCTGGCTCAAGCCTCGCCGTGCCCGGCGATCATCATCGCCTCGAGCGCCAGGCGCTCGGACTTCTTCAGCCGCTCCGATTCCGACTTCAGCTGGCCGCAGGCGGCCAGAATGTCGCGGCCGCGCGGCGTGCGGATCGGCGACGCATAGCCGGCCTGGTTGACGTAGTCGGCGAAGATTTCGATCGTCTCCCAGTCCGAGCACTGGTAATTGGAGCCTGGCCACGGGTTGAACGGGATCAGGTTGATCTTGGCCGGAATGCCCCTGAGCAGCCGCACCAGTTCCCTGGCGTCTGCGAGGCTGTCGTTGACGTCCTTCAGCATCACATATTCGAAGGTGATACGCCGCGCATTCGACAGGCCCGGATAGGCCCGGCAGGCATCGAGCAGGTCCTTCAGCGGGTACTTCTTGTTGATCGGCACCAGCATGTCGCGCAGATCGTCGCGCACCGCGTGCAGCGAGATCGCCAGCATGACGCCGATTTCCTCGCCGGTGCGGTAGATTTCCGGCACCACGCCCGACGTCGACAGGGTGATGCGGCGCTTCGACAATGAGAGCCCGTCGCCATCCGAGGCGATCAGCAGCGCCTTCTTGACGTTGTCGAAATTGTAGAGCGGCTCACCCATGCCCATCATCACGATGTTTGAGACCTTGCGGCCCTCGGCCGGCACGATCGCCCCCATCGGGGTCTCCCGGTCGGGAAAGTCGCCCAGCCGGTCACGCGCCGTCAGCAGCTGCGACAGGATCTCTTCAGAGGTCAGGTTGCGAACCAGCTTCTGCGTGCCGGTGTGGCAGAACGAACAGGTGAGCGTGCAGCCGACCTGCGAGGAAACGCAAAGCGTTCCGCGGCCCTCCTCGGGGATGTAGACGGTCTCGATCTCGACCGGCCGCCCGGCGCCGCGCGGCGGAAAGCGGAACAGCCATTTGCGGGTTCCGTCACCGGAGATCTGCTCTTCGACGATCTCCGGCCGCGTCACCGTGAAATTGCGGTCCAGTTCGGCGCGCAACTCGCGTGAGATGTTGGTCATGTCGGCGAAGTCTGACACGCCGCGTACATAGAGCCAGTGCCAGAGCTGCTGCGCGCGCATCCTGGCCTGGCGCTGCGGCACGATGCCGGCCTCCACCAGCGTTGCAGCGAGCTCGGTCCGGGTCAGGCCGATCAGCGTCAGCTTGTCGCCCGCCCCATGGCGCTGGGCGAGCGCGGCGCGCTGGTCCGGAGAGGTGAGGTCTATCGAAATGCTCATGGGCGGAAAGGATATGGTCGGCGGCGGCCGATTTCCAGTTAGGGGCGCGCCATATCAGAAGATCGCATTGCCGTCACGCACCAAGATTGCCCTCAACCTTGTTTCATAATAAATAATAATAGCAGGCATTTTTCACAATTGACTTCAAACGAAGGGGATTTCGAAATGAAATGGCTGATACCTCCTGTCCTGCTCGTGATCGTCGTCGCGGTCATGATCGCTCTCTTCCGCGGGCTGCCTGAATGGCGAATGCTGCCGGAGCCGTTCAATTATCTGATCGGCCTTCCGCTCGTCGCAGCCGGCCTCGGTCTCGCCTTCGCCGGCTCGCACCGTTTCCGTCGCGCCAACACCAATATCCACACCTTTCGCCGGCCCGACGTGCTGGTGACCGACGGAATGTTCTCCATCAGCCGCAATCCGATGTATCTGGGTTTCGCGCTGGCGCTGGCAGGCTTCGCCGTGAAGCTCAACACGCCGGCCAATCTGGCGCTGATGGTGCTGTTCGTGCTCGTGGCCGACCTCTGGTACATCCGCTTCGAGGAGAAGGCGGCGGAAGAGGCCTTCGGAGATGCGTACCTCCGCTATCGGCGCCGAACCCGCAGATGGATATGATTTCTTGCCGCGACCGAAGACCGACACCACTGCCGTCCGCAAGCAGTTGCTCGAAGCAACCGAGCGCCACATCAAGGTCCACGGCCCCCGGCGGCTGACGGTCTCGGACATCGCTTCCGAATGCGGCATGTCGCAATCGAACGCCTACCGCTTTTTCAGGAACAAGCAGGCCCTGCTGGAAGCGGTCGGCGAGCGCTGGTTCGCGGCCATCGAGGAGGAACTGGCCTCGATCGCCGCCTCGGACCAGCCGCCTGCCGAGCAACTGGTCCGCTTCGTCGTGCGCCAGTACGAACTCAAGCGCGCGCGCTACGCCGAAGACCCGGTCCTGTTCCGGTCCTATCTCGAGCTGGGCATGGCCAACATGAAGATCGTCGAGCGGCATTTGAACCGCCTGCACGCACAGCTGGAGGCAATCATGCAGCGTTGTGCCGAGGTCGGCCTTCTTGGCGGTCGTGACCCGGGCGAAGCCGCGCTTCTGGTCGAAGCGATGACGGTGCGTTTTCGCGACCCGGGCCTGATCATGCGCCACTATGACAGCGACAGCGCCGCGCGCGCGGCCGAAGCCGCCGGCCTGATCCTCGCCGGCCTGGCGCATCTGCGGAGGACGCCGAACTGAGCCGTCCGCGATCAAGCGCCGGCGCCGGCCGGAAATCCTATTTGCAGTCGGAGATCGAGTTGAGTGCCGCCGTGATGCCTCTCAGGGAGAACGAATAGCTGGTCTCGTTGCCGCGCCCCGACATCGCGTTGACCGACATCACCGAACCGGCCTTCATCGCCGCAACCAGCTGAGGCTCCTCGGCGGCGTTTTCCAGCCAGGCCGACTTGCCCTTGGTGAACAGCGAGAACGAACGGTCGCCGACCTTCACCGACACCTTGGAGTCTTCCTTGAGATTGTAGGCCGCGATGAACTGCGGCTCGTAGGCGACGTTCTGCCCCGGCTTCTGGCTGACGAAAAAGAAGATGTCGCCATGATCCAGCGACGCCGGCTGCTTCTCTGTCGGAACCGACAGCACGTAGCAGACCTTGCCGTTGCCGGATTGGTACGAATAGGTCCCCCAGGCATTGTGCTGGCCGACTTTGGTGGCCGTTTGTGCTCCGGCCGATCCTGCCGCCAAGAGGGCCGCCGCTCCTGCGAGGAACGAGATCAGTGCACGCATGTCGCTACCATTTCCCTGTGTGGCTCATCCAACGAATCGCTCACGCGGCCTCTGCGGACCGCATGCTCTTAAATTTAGTTAATCGGAGTTACCAAAGGGTGAATCCGCCCCGGATTGATGTGCCCGATTTCGTCGCGGCCAAGGCCCGCTTCCGCGCTGGCGGAATGGCCCGAACCGGCCGACTTATCGGAAAAAGCGCAGGAAAACGGCGAGAGTTTGTCAGTTTCGGCGCGCGGGCCGATTGCCTCGCCGGCTAGCCGTTGTCAGCGTCCTCGCGCAAGAACGCCTGCGCCGCAGCGCGATGTGCCGGGGTGATATGGTTGCGGATGGCCGCGATCGCCGCACTCAACACGGCGACATCGTCTGTGAAGCCGAAACCGAACAGGAAATCCGGGATCGAATCGAGCGGCAGCACGAAATAGGCCAAAGCCGCCAGCAGCACGCCGCGAACACGCGTCGGTGTCTTTTCGTCCAGGGCGCAATAATAGGCCGCGACGAGTTCGTCCATGAACGGCACTTGCCGCGCGGCGCGCTTCAGCGTCGAGGTGAATTTCGAGCGCACGCGACGGTCGCGACGCTGGTTTTCCGCCTCGTCGACGGGCGCCAGCACCTCGGATATCCGGTCGTGGTCCATCGTCCTCACCATGACAACGATGTGGGGACGTTCGGCCGCATCCGCAAGCCGCGCCTACCCCCGGCGAAGCCGTTCATTCTCTTCGCCAGCTTGAAATCAAGCTCGGTCAAGCCGCCGGCGTCGTGGGTCGACAGGGTCACCCTCGACCGTCTTGTAGACGTTCGACCACTCCGGGTGGTGGTCGAGCTTTTCGGCTGCCAGCGCCGATCGCGTCATGAACGCAAACGCCTCGCTGAAATTGCGGAAGACGAAGGTCTTGGTGATCGCCTCGCGCCCGTCGACCATCATCCAGCCGTCGACTTCGTTCAACGCCTCGGCAACCGCGTCCTGTCCCAGTTTCTCTCTCGCCATGGTATCTGTCCGTACTATCGACGCCCACCCGACGATAACGCAGGTGCCATGAACACGCAGCCCCGCATCGCCATCCTTTTTGTCTGCCTCGGCAACATCTGCCGTTCGCCGCTCGCGGAGGGCGTCTTTCGCAACGTGATCGAAAAGCGCGGCATCGCCAGCCACTTCACGATCGACTCCGCCGGCACCGACGCCTGGCACCAGGGATCGGCGCCCGACCCGCGCTCGATCGAGGTCGCCGCCCGGCACGGCATAGACATCAGCGGGCAGCGGGCACGCCAGGTCACGGAGGCAGACTTCGCCCGCTTCGACCTGATCCTGGCCATGGACCGCGCAAATCTTCGCGACCTGCAAATGCGTTCACCGGAGGGTTCGCCCGCGGTCGTCGCCCTGTTAACGGAGTTTGCCGAGAGCCGGGGCATGGACGTCCCGGACCCCTATTATGGTGGCGCCGACGGCTTCGAACGTGTCTACCGCATGATCCGCATCGCGTCGGAAGCGCTGGCCGGCAGGCTCGTCGACGCATGACCGGCTGCGGACAGCGGCCACGCCTCTTCCACGACATAGGGGCCGCCACCCACCGATTCGCGTGACGACATCAGCACGAAGCGGGCTACCTTGAACGGTGCGGTGGCGAAATTGCCGCGTCCGGACAGGTAGGCGGCGAGTTCATGCGATGCGGCGTTGCGCAGCCGCGCCAGCGTGACGTGCGGCGTGAATTTGCGCGGGTCGGCCGCCGCCCCGTGGCGCAGGCAGATACGATCGATCTCGCTCTGCAGACCGAAAAGTTCGGAGGACGGCGCCACCCCGGCCCAGAGGG contains:
- the rlmN gene encoding 23S rRNA (adenine(2503)-C(2))-methyltransferase RlmN, which produces MSISIDLTSPDQRAALAQRHGAGDKLTLIGLTRTELAATLVEAGIVPQRQARMRAQQLWHWLYVRGVSDFADMTNISRELRAELDRNFTVTRPEIVEEQISGDGTRKWLFRFPPRGAGRPVEIETVYIPEEGRGTLCVSSQVGCTLTCSFCHTGTQKLVRNLTSEEILSQLLTARDRLGDFPDRETPMGAIVPAEGRKVSNIVMMGMGEPLYNFDNVKKALLIASDGDGLSLSKRRITLSTSGVVPEIYRTGEEIGVMLAISLHAVRDDLRDMLVPINKKYPLKDLLDACRAYPGLSNARRITFEYVMLKDVNDSLADARELVRLLRGIPAKINLIPFNPWPGSNYQCSDWETIEIFADYVNQAGYASPIRTPRGRDILAACGQLKSESERLKKSERLALEAMMIAGHGEA
- a CDS encoding invasion associated locus B family protein, coding for MRALISFLAGAAALLAAGSAGAQTATKVGQHNAWGTYSYQSGNGKVCYVLSVPTEKQPASLDHGDIFFFVSQKPGQNVAYEPQFIAAYNLKEDSKVSVKVGDRSFSLFTKGKSAWLENAAEEPQLVAAMKAGSVMSVNAMSGRGNETSYSFSLRGITAALNSISDCK
- a CDS encoding TetR/AcrR family transcriptional regulator, which translates into the protein MPRPKTDTTAVRKQLLEATERHIKVHGPRRLTVSDIASECGMSQSNAYRFFRNKQALLEAVGERWFAAIEEELASIAASDQPPAEQLVRFVVRQYELKRARYAEDPVLFRSYLELGMANMKIVERHLNRLHAQLEAIMQRCAEVGLLGGRDPGEAALLVEAMTVRFRDPGLIMRHYDSDSAARAAEAAGLILAGLAHLRRTPN
- a CDS encoding YkvA family protein, with translation MDHDRISEVLAPVDEAENQRRDRRVRSKFTSTLKRAARQVPFMDELVAAYYCALDEKTPTRVRGVLLAALAYFVLPLDSIPDFLFGFGFTDDVAVLSAAIAAIRNHITPAHRAAAQAFLREDADNG
- a CDS encoding mechanosensitive ion channel family protein, yielding MTKPHVRQALAVLLAGLFLAISSPTQAQMMGIPTSSGETSEEVALPDPLTPEAIRALVSRLSDAEVRELLLRQLDVVAERQAAEAAAESNTVAGVLGNALVGVWNAAAGSVREFPTLLGDLRHGFETFIGRAGWGGLGVLLLTLAGLIPVGLAAERLVNRQTAAWQRRMTEQSEPATLRATLSFLGRRLFADVIGLLTFLVVTRVLAPLVVSADAIPLAHSIMVSFVVLPRLVAALSRFLLAPKRADLRLLSVDDWTASYLHRSQIGLAVLVGASGFLVSFMNANDAAGAATQLGFWLTVAVFGWLLVITIRARAGLASMARGWDPDVTRLEARLAAAYPYVAMVLIVIGWLGMEIIFTQGRTDLLAGGKPYLTLGLILMAPAMDTAIRGLVRHLVPPMQGEGAVAEKAWQSTRRSYVRIGRVIVFGIVVMTIARMWSIDFTNLASAGVGIRFAARLITVAMIVAAGYLVWEVLTLLVNRKLANEMSASGVDPNAEELGGEGGGAGGSRLSTILPLARLALQTLVIVLTVLIALGNLGIDVTPLLAGAGIVGLAIGFGAQTLVRDIVSGLFFLIDDAFRIGEYLVIDNIVGTVEKISIRSLQLRHHEGAVHTIPYGEIPRVTNNSRDWVIVKMRFTVPFETDVNKIKKIFKQIGKDIMEQPYAGDLIQTFKSQGVNSVDDVGIVVRGKFMSKPGKQWVIRKDIYARVQKAFSENGIEFARREVRVSIPELGNGAPLDEDQKRAVAQQAASAAAESTREQPVSEPGR
- a CDS encoding low molecular weight protein-tyrosine-phosphatase, whose translation is MNTQPRIAILFVCLGNICRSPLAEGVFRNVIEKRGIASHFTIDSAGTDAWHQGSAPDPRSIEVAARHGIDISGQRARQVTEADFARFDLILAMDRANLRDLQMRSPEGSPAVVALLTEFAESRGMDVPDPYYGGADGFERVYRMIRIASEALAGRLVDA
- a CDS encoding methyltransferase family protein, with product MKWLIPPVLLVIVVAVMIALFRGLPEWRMLPEPFNYLIGLPLVAAGLGLAFAGSHRFRRANTNIHTFRRPDVLVTDGMFSISRNPMYLGFALALAGFAVKLNTPANLALMVLFVLVADLWYIRFEEKAAEEAFGDAYLRYRRRTRRWI
- the thpR gene encoding RNA 2',3'-cyclic phosphodiesterase, producing the protein MPRLFTALEIPRDAALSLSLLRGGLPGARWIDVENYHITLRFIGDVEGRVADDIANGLDRVRRPAFQIHLSGVGTFGSKKPHALWAGVAPSSELFGLQSEIDRICLRHGAAADPRKFTPHVTLARLRNAASHELAAYLSGRGNFATAPFKVARFVLMSSRESVGGGPYVVEEAWPLSAAGHASTSLPASASDAMRIMR